CCCCGGCGCGGACGGAAGAGTGCCGGGAGGCCCGTACGGGTTAAGGTCTGTGCGACGGAACACGGGAGGAACACGAGTTGATCTACGGCGCTATGAAGTTCTCCATCGGAGGGACGCTGAAGCTCGCCTTCAGGCCCTGGGTGGAGGGCCTCGAGAACATTCCCGCCGAGGGGCCGGCGATCCTCGCGAGCAACCACCTGTCGTTCTCCGACTCCTTCTTCCTCCCGGCGGTCCTCGACCGGAAGGTCACCTTCATCGCGAAGGCCGAGTACTTCACCTCTCCCGGCGTGAAGGGCAAGCTCACCGCCGCGTTCTTCAAGGGCGTCGGCCAGCTCCCCGTGGACCGCTCCGGCGCGCGGGGCGCCGGGGACGCCGCGGTGCGCAGCGGCATCGAGGTCATCAAGCGCGGCGAGCTGTTCGGCATCTACCCGGAGGGCACCCGCTCCCCGGACGGGCGGCTGTACCGCGGCAAGACCGGCGGCCTCGCGCGCGTGGCGCTGGCCACGGGCGCGCCCGTCATCCCGATCGCCATGATCGACACGGAGAAGATCCAGCCGCCCGGCAAGGTCGTCCCCAAGCTGATGCGCCCCGGCATCCGCATCGGCAAGCCGCTGGACTTCAGCCGCTACCAGGGCATGGACAACGACCGCTTCATCCTCCGCTCGGTCACCGACGAGGTGATGTACGAGATCATGAAGCTGTCCGGCCAGGAGTACGTGGACATCTACGCCACGGTCGCCAAGCGGCAGATCGCCGAGGCGGAGAGGGCCGCGAAGGCGGCGGCCAAGGGCGAGCACAAGGCGGACGCCCAGGGCACGGCGGCCGAGGGCACGGCGGACAAGCCGGCCGGCTGACGGCACAGACGCACGAGGCACGACGCGCGGCCGCAGGCGTCCCGCACGCGGGACCCGGCGTGCCGCGCATGGGGGGTGGGGGAGATGGCCAGGCGCGAGCGGGTGGTCCGCATGTCCGTGGAGCAGCCGCTGTGGCGCGCGCTCACCGCGTACCGCGTCCTCACCATGATCTACGCGGACCTCCTCTTCCTGGTCAACCACGGCAGCTTCGAACGGCCGTGGGCCGGCGCCGCGTTCCTCGCCGTGATGAGCGTGTGGACGCTGGCGACCCTGCCGCAGGTGTCCGGCGCCGCCCGCTGCACCAAACCGTTCCTCGCCGTCGATCTGACCGTCGCGCTGACCGGCATCCTGCTGACGCCGTTCGCCGACAACCACGCCCAGGTGCAGGACGGGCCGACGCTGCCCGGCATCTGGACGGCCGGCGCGGTCCTCGCGTACGCGATCAAGGGCGGCTGGCGCTGGGCGGGTTTCGCGTCCTCGCTGGTCGCCGTCGCCAACATCGTGGAGCGCGGCGAGCCGAGCCGCGACACCCTCCACAACGTGCTGCTCGTGTGGGTGGCGTCCATCGCGATCGGATACGTGGTCGAGGTCGCCCGCGCGTCGGAGCGCACCCTCGCCCGGGCGTTGGAGATCGAGGCCGCCACCCGGGAGCGGGAGCGCCTCGCGCGCGACATCCACGACTCGGTTCTCCAGGTGCTGGCCATGGTGCAGCGGCGCGGCACCGCGCTCGGCGGCGAGGCGGCGGAGCTGGGCCGGATGGCGGGGGAGCAGGAGGTGGCCCTGCGCACCCTGGTCGCGGGCGGCCTGGCCCGGCCGTCCCACGTCTGCGAGGACGCCTCGCAGGGTGCGGTCGTCCGGCTGATCGACGAGCCCGAAGGGCCGGACGGCTCGTACGGGCCGGGCGGCGGCGGTGAGCAGGACCTGCGGACGCTGCTGGCGCCGCACGCCGGGTCCCGGGTCACGTTCGCCGAACCGGGCGCCCCGGTGCTGCTGCCCCGTGCGGCGGCCGCCGAGCTGGCTGCCGCTGTAGGTGCCGCCCTGGACAATGTCCGCAGGCACGCCGGGCCCGACGCCCGGGCGTGGATACTCGTCGAGGACTGGCCGGACGAGGTCGTCGTGACCGTGCGCGACGACGGGCCCGGCATCCCCGAGGGGCGTCTCGCCCAGGCGGAGAGCGAGGGCCGGCTCGGCGTCGCCCAGTCCATCCGCGGCAGGCTGCGGGACCTGGGCGGGACGGCGGAGCTGCTCTCGGTCCCCGGGCAGGGCACGGAAGTCGAGTTGAAGGTCCCACGGGGGAAGGCGGAACGATGACGGAACAGGCGATCAAGGTGATGGTGGTGGACGACCACCCGATGTGGCGCGACGCCGTCGCCCGCGACCTGGCGGAGGCCGGGTTCGACGTGGTGGCCACGGCGGGCGACGGCGACCAGGCGGTACGCCGCGCCCGCGCCACCTCCCCGGACGTGCTGGTCCTCGACCTGAACCTGCCGGGCAAGCCGGGCGTCCAGGTCTGCAAGGAGCTCGTGGGCGGCGGGGACCTGCCGGTGCGGGTGCTGGTGCTGTCCGCGAGCGGCGAGCACGCGGACGTGCTGGAGGCCGTGAAGTCCGGCGCGACGGGGTACCTGCTGAAGTCGGCCAGTACGGCGGAGCTGCTGGACGCGGTACGGCGTACGGCCTCCGGGGACGCGGTGTTCACGCCCGGGCTGGCCGGCCTGGTCCTGGGCGAGTACCGCCGCCTGGCCGCCGAGCCCGCGCCGGAGCGGGGCGCCCCCGAGCCGAACGCGCCGCGCCTGACGGAGCGTGAGACGGAGGTGCTGCGGCTGGTGGCGAAGGGCCTCAGCTACAAGCAGATCGCGGAGCGGCTGGTCATCTCGCACCGGACGGTCCAGAACCACGTCCAGAACACGCTGGGCAAGCTCCAGCTCCACAACCGCGTCGAACTGGTCCGCTACGCCATCGAATCAGGCCTCGACACCCCCTGACCCCGCGTCCCCTGCCCTCCGCTCCGCTGCGGACCCCCCGGCGGGCAGGCTGCGCTGCGGGCCGCTTCCGCTTGCCGCTCCGCTGTGGCAGCTGGTCCTCCCTCAAGGGGGCCCCAGGGTGGAACGGGTGGGGCACAACGGGGCGGCGGCCCCGGTCCAGCGCCGGCCGCACAGGTGCGTACGCCCTCGTTCCCGCCGGCCGACCCGCCGCCTCACCCGAGGGGCGACCCCGCCGACTGGCCCTCGGGCCGGAGCTCCAGGCCCTGCGGGCGACCCGTCATCAGGTCCCGCACGATCGCCGGGCCGTTCAGCGTCAGCACCGACTCGGGGTGGAACTGCACCCCCGCGAAGCCGTCGCCGCGCAGCGCGTGGACCTCGCCGCTCAGCGGGTCGCGGCTCACCTCCACCCCGCGCGCCGCCAGCCGCGCGGCCGCCGCGTCGTCGCAGCGCGCGGTGAAGCTGTTGTAGAAGCCGACCCGCTCCCGCGCCCCGAACAGCTCCACGTCCACCTGCGCGCCCTGGAACGGCACCCGCTTCCGTACGATCTCCAGGCCCAGCTCCGCGGCGATCAGCTCGTGGCCCAGGCACACCCCCAGGAGCGGGTGCCGGTGCCCCGCCAGCAGCTCCGCGGCGAGCCCCCGCAGCAGCCGCATCCGGGGGTCGTCGCCGTCGCCCGGATCGCCCGGTCCGGGGCCGAGCACCACGGGCCCGGCGTGCGTCAGCGCGGCCTCCCGCAGTCCCGGCTCGTCGAACCGGCGCACCGTCACCTCCAGCCCCAGGGACCGCAGGAGATGCGCCAGCATCGAGGTGAACGTGTCCTCCGCGTCCACCACCAGCGCGTGCCCGGCCAGTTGGTTATCGGCGGCCCGCTCCCGCATCCGCAGCCAGAACGGCGCCAGGCCGGCGCGCCGCGCGTCCAGCGCCGCCCGCACCCGCGGGTCGTCCGCCAGCCGCACCGGCCGTACCGCCTCCTCGGCCGGGCGCCCCGGACGCACCCCGAGCGCCGCCAGGACGCCCGCCGCCTTGGCGTGGGTCTCCGCGACCTCGCCGTCGGGGTCGGAGTGCCGTACCAGCGTCGCGCCGACCGGCACTCGCAGCCCGCCGTCGGCGTCGATGTCGGCGGTACGGATCAGGATGGGCGAGTCCAGCGTCTGAGCGCCGCCCTCGTCGGTGCCGAGCAGCGCCAGCGCGCCCGCGTAGTAGCCGCGCCCGCCCTCCTCGTGGCGCTCGATGACCCGGCAGGCGTTCTGGACCGGGGACCCGGTGACCGTCGCCGCGAACATCGTCTCCCGCAGCACCTCCCGCACGTCCAGCGTGGACCGCCCGCGCAGCTCGTACTCGGTGTGCGCGAGGTGCGCCATCTCCTTCAGCCGGGGCCCGACGACGACGCCGCCCATGTCGCCGACGGTGCACATCATCTTCAGTTCCTCGTCGACGACCATCGACAGCTCGTCGGTCTCCTTGCGGCTGGCGAGGAAGGTCAGCAGGTCCTCCGGCGTCGGCCCGCCCGCCGGATAGCGGTACGTGCCGCTGATCGGGTTCATCACGACCGTGCCGCCCGACATCCGCACGTGCACCTCGGGGCTGGCCCCGACGAGGGTGCGCTCGCCGGTGTGGACGACGAACGTCCAGTACGCGCCCCGCTCCCCGGCGAGCAGCCGCCGGAACAGCGCCAGGGCGTCCGCCCGGCCGAAGCCCGGCACCCGCCCGTGGTAGGTGCGGCGGATCACGAAGTTGGCGCCCTCGCCGTGCCCGATCTCCTCGTCCACGACCCGCCGCACCATCCGCGCGTACGCCTCGTCCGGCACGTCGAACCCGCCGTCGTCCACCCGCACGTCATGGGCGGGCAGCAGCTCCAGGGCGTCGGCGAGCGGCAGCTCGTACGTCTCGTCGGCGACCAGCACGGACAGCGGCGTCCCGTCGTCGCGGACGTCGAAGCCGCGCTCGCGCAGCTGCCGGAACGGGACGAGCGCCAGCGCGGGCCGCTCGCCGACGGGCAGGTCGGCGAGGCGTCCCACCTCGTGGACGGGGCCCGCGAGCACCTCGACCGTGTCGTGGTCGCGGCCGGGCGTGCGGCGGCGGAGCAGGGCGAACGGGGGGCCTGACGGGTCGAGCAGGGACCGGAGGTCCATCGGTGGTTCCTTCCGAGGTGGAGAGGAACGGCCCCGGAAACGCCGAAGGCCGCCCCTCGGGCGGCCTTCGCGTCGTGTGTGCGCGCGTCGATCAGTGGGCCGCCGGATGAGCGGTCCACCACCAGTTCTGGGTCGTCGGCGCGAACATGACGCCGACCCTAGCGCATCCGCCCGTGGCGCCGCGGTCCGTTCCGTCAGCCGGAACGGACCGCGCGCCACGGGCGGCGGGTGCCCCTCGGGGCAGGGGGAGGATCAGACGAACAGGTTGTAGATCTGCCAGCCCGAGCCGATCGAGGTGCGGGTGACGAACGGCGCGGTCGTGCTGCCACGGCCCTGGTAGAACCACATGTGGCCGTTGGCGTCACGGGCGATCAGGTCCGGCTGCCCGTCCCTGTTCAGGTCGCTCGGCCCGAGCAGCGTGTTGTAGATCTGCCAGCCCTTGCCGATGGTCGTACGGGCGGCGAACGGCGCGGTCGCGCTGCCCGTGCCCTGGTACAGCCACAGCACACCGGAGGTGTCGCGGGCGACCATGTCCGGCTTGCCGTCGCCGGTGACGTCGCCCGTGTCGGTCATGGAGTCGTAGATCTGCCAGCCCCTTCCGATCGACGTGCGCGCCTTGAACGGGGCCGCCGGGTTCCCGGTGCCCGCGTAGAACCACAGGTAGCCGGAGCCGTCGCGGGCCACCAGGTCCGCGATGCCGTCACCGGAGAGGTCCCGGGCGCCGCTCATCAGGTTGTAGATCTGCCAGCCCTTGCCGACGTACAGCCGCGCCTTGAACGGCGCCGACGGGTTGCCGCTGCCCTGGTAGTACCACAGGCCGCCGGAGCCGTCGCGGGCCACCGCGTCGCCCGTGCCGTCCGCGCGCAGCGCCGTCATGGACGTGATCATGTTGTACGCGCCCCAGCCGCTGCCGACCCGGTAGCGGGTGAAGAACGGCGAGGCGGCGTTGCCCGTGCCCTGGTACTGCCACAGCACGCCCGAGGCGTCGCGGGCCAGCGTGTTGTAGCGGTTCGTGCCCGGGTCGGGCGCCGTGCTGGTGACCTTCTCCACGTCGGCCGCGCTGACCCACGCGAAGCGGTGGTTGTAGCGGATCGGGTAGAACAGGTTGCTGCCCTGGACCAGGGTCCGCGAGCCGGTGCCCGTGCCGTCGATCGTGCCGCCGTAGTAGTACGTGCCCGGCACGGCGTCCCCGGCGAGCGTGTACGTCTGCCCGGCCGGCAGGCTGTACTTCGTCAGGTGCGCGCTGTTCTGGTCCTGCACCGGCACGCCCGTGCCCGCGTACGCCGCGTCGTCCGGGTAGCTGCGCCCGTAGACCCTGACGGTCGCGCCCGCCTTGGCCCGCACCACGGTCCCGGTGCCCACGGGCGCCGTGTACTGGCCGCCCGGGTTGTAGAACCACGCCTTCTGGCCGCCGTACCAGATGGCCGTCCAGTTGTTCTGCGCCTCGGCGACGACCCAGGTGCCGCCCGCGACGATCTTGTTGGCCCAGTTCCAGCCCTCGCTCCAGCTCTGCGCGCCCAGGTAGGGGTCGCTGATCGTGGCGGAGGAGGTGGACGGCGACGTGTACAGGTAGCCGAAGTTCGCCGGCTGGGCGGGGACCGCGCTGCCGTTGTTCGTCAGCTTCGGCTGGTTCGCCGTGGTGAACGGCGGTACGACCCGGACGAGCTGCCCGGCCTTGAGCGGGCCGCCCGCGCCGCCGGCACCCGTGGGGGCGCCCATCAGCGACATGTAGTGGTTCCAGTCCCAGAACGGGCCCGGGTCCCAGTGCTGGGCGCGGACCTTCGTGTCCAGCACGCCGGGGATCTCGTCGTGGCCGATGATGTGCTCACGGTCGAGCGGAATGTCGTACTTCGCCGCCAGGTGCTTCACCAGCGCCGCGGACGACTCGTACTGCGGCTCGGTGTACCAGCTGCCCTCCTTGATGGCGTAGCCCTCGTGCTCGATGCCGATCGAGTGCATGTTGAGGGTCTTGTTGCCCGCGTGCCACGCCTCGTTCTTGTTCTCCACCATCTGGGTGACCAGACCGTCGGAGGCGCGGACCATGTAGTGGGCGCTGGCGTAGGTGTTGGAGTTCTGGAAGACCGCCAGCGACCCGTCGTAGCTGCCCTCCGTGTCGTGGATGGCGATGTACCGGATGTCGTGGCCGCCCGCGGGGCGGCTGGCGATGTTGTAGTTGCCCCAGTCGTCCGGGCCGCTGTTCTGCTTGTACGCGGCCGGGCGGAAGTCGCAGTTCAGACCGGCCGGGCAGTCGGGCGTGGGGACGGCGGTCGTACTGGCCGAGGTCATCGCGAGCGGGACCTTCGACTGGACCGGCTTCACCGACGGGTCCGCGGGCAGGGACAGCTGCTGGCCGTCGTTGGTGATCCGCCGCTCGCCGGTCCTGATCGACTCGAAGACCCGCTTCGCGAACAGCTGCGCGCCCTTGCGGTCGGGCGCCTGGCTGTAGCGGGCGACGGCCGGGTACCACTTGCCCGGGTCGTCGGGCAGGGAGCCGGTGGCCTGGCGCTGGTACTCGGCGAGGAGCGCCGCGCCCGCCCGGATGCTCTGCGCCGGGTCCTCGCGCACCGCGTCGGGGGAGGCGTCGATCAGCTCGGCGGCCTCGTCCAGCGTGTGCAGCCGCGGGTCGCTCGTGTCCACCGGCTTCTTCCGGACGGACTTCAGCGCCTTCTCCGCGTCGAAGTGCTTCTCGATGTTCGGGTCGCCGCTGCGGTTCATGTGGGCGAGACGGTGATCGTCGTCCTCGCCCGCGTGGCCGTCCTCCAGGTCCTCCGGGTTCACCTGGGTCAGGCCCATGACGTTGTACGCGCCCGTGGTGCTGGGCAGCCCGTCGTGGCTCTCCCAGCGCGTCTGCCGGTACGAGACCGCCATCAGCACGCTCTTCGGGACGTCGAACTCGCGGGCCGCCTCCTCGAACTCCGCCTGGAGCTCGGCGGCCGGCGGCACG
This genomic window from Streptomyces thermolilacinus SPC6 contains:
- a CDS encoding N-acetylmuramoyl-L-alanine amidase; its protein translation is MSAGHRRDRKKRKLLIYGIASAVAAAMTAGTLAVASPDFLGSSDAKAVPPAAELQAEFEEAAREFDVPKSVLMAVSYRQTRWESHDGLPSTTGAYNVMGLTQVNPEDLEDGHAGEDDDHRLAHMNRSGDPNIEKHFDAEKALKSVRKKPVDTSDPRLHTLDEAAELIDASPDAVREDPAQSIRAGAALLAEYQRQATGSLPDDPGKWYPAVARYSQAPDRKGAQLFAKRVFESIRTGERRITNDGQQLSLPADPSVKPVQSKVPLAMTSASTTAVPTPDCPAGLNCDFRPAAYKQNSGPDDWGNYNIASRPAGGHDIRYIAIHDTEGSYDGSLAVFQNSNTYASAHYMVRASDGLVTQMVENKNEAWHAGNKTLNMHSIGIEHEGYAIKEGSWYTEPQYESSAALVKHLAAKYDIPLDREHIIGHDEIPGVLDTKVRAQHWDPGPFWDWNHYMSLMGAPTGAGGAGGPLKAGQLVRVVPPFTTANQPKLTNNGSAVPAQPANFGYLYTSPSTSSATISDPYLGAQSWSEGWNWANKIVAGGTWVVAEAQNNWTAIWYGGQKAWFYNPGGQYTAPVGTGTVVRAKAGATVRVYGRSYPDDAAYAGTGVPVQDQNSAHLTKYSLPAGQTYTLAGDAVPGTYYYGGTIDGTGTGSRTLVQGSNLFYPIRYNHRFAWVSAADVEKVTSTAPDPGTNRYNTLARDASGVLWQYQGTGNAASPFFTRYRVGSGWGAYNMITSMTALRADGTGDAVARDGSGGLWYYQGSGNPSAPFKARLYVGKGWQIYNLMSGARDLSGDGIADLVARDGSGYLWFYAGTGNPAAPFKARTSIGRGWQIYDSMTDTGDVTGDGKPDMVARDTSGVLWLYQGTGSATAPFAARTTIGKGWQIYNTLLGPSDLNRDGQPDLIARDANGHMWFYQGRGSTTAPFVTRTSIGSGWQIYNLFV
- a CDS encoding response regulator yields the protein MTEQAIKVMVVDDHPMWRDAVARDLAEAGFDVVATAGDGDQAVRRARATSPDVLVLDLNLPGKPGVQVCKELVGGGDLPVRVLVLSASGEHADVLEAVKSGATGYLLKSASTAELLDAVRRTASGDAVFTPGLAGLVLGEYRRLAAEPAPERGAPEPNAPRLTERETEVLRLVAKGLSYKQIAERLVISHRTVQNHVQNTLGKLQLHNRVELVRYAIESGLDTP
- a CDS encoding trp operon leader peptide yields the protein MFAPTTQNWWWTAHPAAH
- a CDS encoding lysophospholipid acyltransferase family protein: MKFSIGGTLKLAFRPWVEGLENIPAEGPAILASNHLSFSDSFFLPAVLDRKVTFIAKAEYFTSPGVKGKLTAAFFKGVGQLPVDRSGARGAGDAAVRSGIEVIKRGELFGIYPEGTRSPDGRLYRGKTGGLARVALATGAPVIPIAMIDTEKIQPPGKVVPKLMRPGIRIGKPLDFSRYQGMDNDRFILRSVTDEVMYEIMKLSGQEYVDIYATVAKRQIAEAERAAKAAAKGEHKADAQGTAAEGTADKPAG
- the macS gene encoding MacS family sensor histidine kinase, yielding MARRERVVRMSVEQPLWRALTAYRVLTMIYADLLFLVNHGSFERPWAGAAFLAVMSVWTLATLPQVSGAARCTKPFLAVDLTVALTGILLTPFADNHAQVQDGPTLPGIWTAGAVLAYAIKGGWRWAGFASSLVAVANIVERGEPSRDTLHNVLLVWVASIAIGYVVEVARASERTLARALEIEAATRERERLARDIHDSVLQVLAMVQRRGTALGGEAAELGRMAGEQEVALRTLVAGGLARPSHVCEDASQGAVVRLIDEPEGPDGSYGPGGGGEQDLRTLLAPHAGSRVTFAEPGAPVLLPRAAAAELAAAVGAALDNVRRHAGPDARAWILVEDWPDEVVVTVRDDGPGIPEGRLAQAESEGRLGVAQSIRGRLRDLGGTAELLSVPGQGTEVELKVPRGKAER
- a CDS encoding anthranilate synthase family protein; this translates as MDLRSLLDPSGPPFALLRRRTPGRDHDTVEVLAGPVHEVGRLADLPVGERPALALVPFRQLRERGFDVRDDGTPLSVLVADETYELPLADALELLPAHDVRVDDGGFDVPDEAYARMVRRVVDEEIGHGEGANFVIRRTYHGRVPGFGRADALALFRRLLAGERGAYWTFVVHTGERTLVGASPEVHVRMSGGTVVMNPISGTYRYPAGGPTPEDLLTFLASRKETDELSMVVDEELKMMCTVGDMGGVVVGPRLKEMAHLAHTEYELRGRSTLDVREVLRETMFAATVTGSPVQNACRVIERHEEGGRGYYAGALALLGTDEGGAQTLDSPILIRTADIDADGGLRVPVGATLVRHSDPDGEVAETHAKAAGVLAALGVRPGRPAEEAVRPVRLADDPRVRAALDARRAGLAPFWLRMRERAADNQLAGHALVVDAEDTFTSMLAHLLRSLGLEVTVRRFDEPGLREAALTHAGPVVLGPGPGDPGDGDDPRMRLLRGLAAELLAGHRHPLLGVCLGHELIAAELGLEIVRKRVPFQGAQVDVELFGARERVGFYNSFTARCDDAAAARLAARGVEVSRDPLSGEVHALRGDGFAGVQFHPESVLTLNGPAIVRDLMTGRPQGLELRPEGQSAGSPLG